A section of the Corynebacterium auris genome encodes:
- a CDS encoding ATP-dependent RNA helicase: protein MHPFNLDAIGAGLPVSRVIGDLPKEGPLVVEAPPGTGKTTLIPPAVSNLKGKTLVTAPRRVAVRAAANRLKQLDTQPGTNRVGYSIRGEHTPGELVEFVTPGVLLNRLIKDPGLEGVGAVVIDEVHERQLDTDLVLAMCMELAVLREDFYLAAMSATLDAQTFAANMGARILSTEAVTHPLEVSYAPHPGRTEGTREFYRHVAELAQRGTQRTLVFVPGAREVDLVCQHLDDAAPLHGRLGSAEQDEALNGGARVVVATSIAESSLTVPGVRRVVDAGLARVPRRDAARNMTGLVTVSAAKTSADQRAGRAGRLGPGEVVRAYSHTDYQHFQADIAPEITTADLTAAVLTMAAWGSPDLPLLTAPPEPARRAAAETLRLIGALDGAGAITGLGEQLARMPVDPRLGAALVRHGSGAAPTVAALAEGMSGDISTARASKRQVDRLATLVRQTPAVAAGDVIATAFPQWVARRVGEEYLLASGTRARLGVPLGAPEWIACAEVQLTRGGAVIRSAAPIEFPEHMVTAETRASLIDGSVRARKVTAVGAIELTSTPIRLDPADAAEALQGVGFADFHLDEAARELKERLDFLHEVLGEPWPDVEQGDYSPEVARLAEGASISELDMRAALMRQLPWPEAARLDELAPARLEVPSGSHPRVSYATGRPVVRVKLQECFGLAESPTVSGVRVLFHLLSPAGRELAVTDDLRSFWDGPYQDVRREMRGRYPKHPWPEDPWTAVATARTKKRM, encoded by the coding sequence ATGCACCCTTTCAACCTGGACGCCATCGGCGCGGGTTTGCCGGTCAGCCGGGTCATCGGTGACCTGCCCAAAGAGGGCCCCCTGGTCGTCGAGGCCCCGCCCGGCACCGGCAAGACCACGCTCATCCCCCCGGCGGTGAGCAACCTGAAGGGGAAAACACTGGTCACGGCCCCCCGGAGGGTGGCGGTGCGCGCCGCCGCGAACAGGCTGAAACAACTGGACACCCAACCGGGGACAAACCGGGTGGGCTACTCCATCCGCGGCGAGCACACGCCGGGCGAGCTGGTGGAGTTTGTCACTCCGGGCGTGCTGCTCAACCGGCTTATCAAAGATCCCGGCCTCGAGGGCGTTGGCGCCGTGGTCATCGACGAGGTGCACGAACGCCAGCTGGACACCGACCTGGTCCTGGCCATGTGCATGGAGCTCGCGGTCCTGCGCGAGGACTTCTACCTGGCCGCCATGTCCGCCACCCTCGACGCCCAGACGTTTGCGGCGAACATGGGCGCGCGCATCCTCAGCACCGAAGCGGTGACCCACCCGCTGGAGGTGAGCTACGCGCCGCACCCGGGGCGCACCGAGGGCACCCGCGAGTTCTACCGGCACGTCGCTGAGCTGGCCCAACGCGGCACCCAAAGGACGCTCGTGTTCGTGCCCGGCGCGCGGGAGGTTGACCTTGTCTGCCAGCACCTGGATGACGCCGCCCCGCTGCATGGGCGCCTCGGCAGCGCGGAGCAGGACGAGGCACTCAACGGTGGCGCCCGGGTGGTCGTGGCCACCTCCATCGCGGAGTCCTCGCTGACGGTGCCGGGGGTGCGCCGCGTTGTCGACGCGGGCCTTGCGCGCGTGCCCCGGCGCGACGCCGCCCGCAACATGACGGGCCTGGTCACGGTCTCGGCGGCGAAAACTAGCGCCGACCAGCGCGCGGGCCGCGCCGGCCGCCTCGGCCCCGGGGAGGTGGTACGCGCCTATTCGCACACCGACTACCAGCACTTCCAGGCCGACATCGCCCCGGAGATCACCACGGCGGACCTCACCGCAGCGGTGCTGACCATGGCGGCGTGGGGCTCGCCGGACCTGCCCCTTCTCACCGCGCCGCCCGAGCCCGCCCGGCGCGCAGCCGCCGAGACGCTTCGCCTGATCGGGGCCCTCGACGGCGCCGGCGCCATCACCGGCCTGGGCGAACAGCTCGCCCGCATGCCCGTGGACCCGCGCCTGGGCGCGGCACTCGTGCGGCACGGCTCGGGGGCGGCGCCGACTGTCGCCGCGCTTGCGGAGGGGATGAGCGGGGACATCAGCACCGCGCGGGCATCGAAGCGCCAGGTGGACAGGCTGGCCACGCTGGTCCGCCAGACGCCGGCCGTAGCCGCGGGAGACGTCATCGCCACCGCCTTCCCCCAGTGGGTGGCGCGCCGCGTCGGCGAGGAGTACCTGCTGGCCAGCGGCACGCGCGCCCGCCTCGGCGTCCCGCTGGGCGCGCCCGAGTGGATCGCGTGCGCCGAGGTGCAGCTCACCCGCGGCGGCGCCGTCATCCGCTCGGCCGCCCCCATCGAGTTCCCGGAGCACATGGTCACCGCCGAAACGAGAGCTTCGCTTATCGACGGCTCCGTCCGCGCCCGGAAAGTCACAGCCGTTGGCGCGATCGAGCTGACCTCCACCCCGATACGCCTCGACCCGGCCGACGCCGCCGAGGCGTTGCAGGGGGTCGGATTCGCCGATTTCCACCTCGACGAGGCGGCGCGCGAGCTGAAGGAACGCCTCGACTTCCTGCACGAGGTCCTCGGGGAGCCCTGGCCGGATGTGGAGCAGGGCGACTACTCGCCGGAGGTGGCCAGGTTGGCGGAGGGGGCGTCGATAAGCGAGCTCGACATGCGCGCCGCGCTCATGCGGCAACTGCCCTGGCCCGAGGCCGCGCGCCTCGACGAACTCGCGCCCGCCCGGCTCGAGGTGCCCAGCGGCTCGCACCCGCGCGTCAGTTACGCCACCGGGCGCCCCGTCGTGCGCGTCAAGCTGCAGGAGTGCTTCGGACTGGCGGAAAGCCCCACCGTCAGCGGCGTGCGGGTGCTGTTCCACCTGCTCTCCCCCGCCGGGCGCGAGCTGGCGGTGACCGATGACCTGCGCAGCTTCTGGGACGGGCCCTACCAGGATGTCCGCAGGGAAATGCGGGGGCGCTACCCCAAGCACCCCTGGCCCGAGGACCCGTGGACAGCGGTAGCCACTGCGCGGACGAAAAAGCGAATGTGA